Proteins from one Mercurialis annua linkage group LG7, ddMerAnnu1.2, whole genome shotgun sequence genomic window:
- the LOC126657115 gene encoding uncharacterized protein LOC126657115 translates to MDLVVDKSWMIKPRHSDEYRRGVRTFLDFAFHNASEDGRIMCPCRNCVNRYLRSYNEAEIHLVCDGFRKGYTQWVFHGKTHFTSGTASAGLHTSPIDIVESVQDCTMAESNPWTIDDVTGLLHDAFNVARKTNEAPLDTDRVFNPGETEVEIDSDSVKIASEGMHLEASSEENVNFVKLLKAADEELYPGCKTFSSLSFILHL, encoded by the coding sequence ATGGATTTGGTAGTGGATAAAAGTTGGATGATCAAGCCTAGGCATAGTGATGAATATAGGAGAGGGGTTAGGACTTTTCTTGATTTTGCTTTTCATAATGCATCTGAAGATGGAAGAATTATGTGCCCGTGTAGAAACTGTGTTAACCGGTATTTGCGTTCATATAATGAAGCTGAAATACACTTAGTATGTGATGGCTTCAGGAAGGGGTATACACAATGGGTATTTCATGGGAAGACGCATTTCACCAGCGGTACAGCATCTGCAGGTTTGCACACTTCTCCTATTGATATAGTGGAATCTGTTCAAGATTGCACTATGGCCGAATCGAATCCATGGACAATAGATGATGTAACTGGGTTGCTACATGATGCTTTCAATGTAGCTAGGAAAACGAATGAGGCTCCATTAGATACTGATAGGGTTTTTAATCCGGGAGAAACTGAGGTGGAAATAGACTCTGATAGTGTAAAAATAGCATCAGAAGGAATGCATCTTGAAGCTTCTAGTGAGGAAAACGTTAATTTCGTGAAATTGTTGAAAGCTGCGGATGAAGAATTATATCCAGGATGCAAGACATTTTCTAGTTTGTCCTTTATCTTGCATTTGTAG
- the LOC126657116 gene encoding cytochrome P450 CYP82J17-like, producing MEKQKLEEDHDVEAMSSFMALALTWRPCHPVAYVLSVILQYCICYCICILYVIKKHRGKLVPEVPGGLPIIGHLHLLGAGEKSLARALSEMADKHGPIFSLRLGVYPTVIVTDHKGLKDCFTINDKVIAFRPPSVQGKIIGYDNAALGFAPYGTYWRNMRKLATTELLSNHRTKMLSHIQVSEVNHLIKDLYLCSKSNNKINMSEWIEHTVSNVIIRMVAGKRFFDVNDERGNPIKHVMREFMFVAGSLVPGDLIPFMKWFDFKGMVKTMKRVTKQVDDIVQSWIDEHKQQKNEQGEPENDFLDVLLCVVEDDETIGLKRETIIKATATAIILAGSDTTAIGTIWALSNLLNNRQALERAQEELDIKVGKDRRVEVSDIEKLVYLNAVIKETLRLYPPGPLGIPRQAAEDCYISGYYIPKGTRIITHLWKLHREPDVWSDPEEFVPERFLTSKAHLDVTGQNFEYLPFSRGRRSCPGINLAMQVMHLSLARLIQAFDMSTPLNEPVDMREAPEIVLPKLTPLQIVLTPRLAPQLYDAQ from the exons ATGGAGAAACAGAAGCTTGAAGAGGACCATGACGTGGAGGCCATGTCATCATTTATGGCTTTGGCCTTGACATGGAGGCCATGTCATCCTGTAGCTTACGTCCTCTCAGTTATT CTTCAGTACTGTATCTGCTATTGCATTTGCATACTCTatgtaataaaaaaacacagaGGAAAGTTAGTTCCAGAAGTACCGGGTGGGCTGCCAATTATTGGTCATCTCCATCTACTCGGCGCAGGCGAGAAATCTCTCGCGAGAGCCTTGAGTGAAATGGCCGATAAACACGGCCCTATCTTCTCTCTGCGGTTGGGTGTATACCCAACAGTTATTGTCACAGATCATAAAGGACTGAAAGATTGTTTCACCATCAACGACAAAGTTATCGCCTTTCGTCCTCCCTCAGTTCAAGGTAAGATCATCGGCTACGATAATGCTGCTTTAGGTTTTGCTCCTTACGGTACTTACTGGCGTAACATGCGTAAATTAGCTACGACTGAGCTCCTGTCTAACCACAGGACTAAAATGTTGAGTCATATTCAAGTTTCGGAGGTGAATCACTTGATCAAAGATTTATACTTGTGTTCTAAGAGCAATAACAAGATCAACATGAGTGAATGGATTGAACACACTGTTTCGAATGTGATTATTAGAATGGTTGCTGGGAAGAGATTTTTTGACGTAAATGATGAAAGGGGGAATCCAATCAAACATGTTATGAGGGAGTTCATGTTTGTTGCTGGTAGTCTTGTTCCTGGAGATTTAATTCCGTTCATGAAATGGTTTGATTTTAAGGGAATGGTAAAAACTATGAAgcgtgttacgaaacaagtagATGATATTGTCCAGAGTTGGATTGACGAACATAAGCAGCAGAAGAACGAACAAGGTGAACCAGAAAACGATTTCCTCGACGTTTTGTTGTGTGTTGTTGAGGATGATGAGACTATTGGATTGAAGCGTGAAACCATTATCAAAGCTACAGCAACG GCTATTATACTTGCAGGTTCGGATACAACTGCAATTGGTACAATATGGGCTTTGTCCAACTTGTTGAACAACAGACAGGCATTAGAGCGTGCTCAAGAAGAACTAGACATCAAAGTAGGGAAAGATCGACGAGTTGAAGTTTCCGATATAGAAAAACTGGTGTATCTCAATGCAGTAATTAAAGAAACCCTGCGATTGTATCCACCAGGTCCACTAGGAATTCCGCGACAGGCAGCTGAAGATTGTTACATCTCGGGATACTACATTCCGAAAGGCACTCGTATCATCACACATCTATGGAAGTTGCATAGAGAGCCTGATGTTTGGTCAGATCCCGAAGAATTCGTACCTGAGAGATTTCTGACAAGCAAAGCACATTTGGATGTTACAGGTCAGAACTTTGAGTACTTGCCATTCAGCAGGGGAAGAAGATCTTGTCCTGGAATCAATTTGGCAATGCAAGTAATGCATTTGAGCCTTGCGAGATTGATTCAGGCATTTGATATGTCAACCCCATTAAATGAGCCGGTGGATATGAGAGAAGCTCCAGAAATAGTTCTTCCGAAGCTAACTCCGCTTCAAATCGTTCTTACCCCACGCCTTGCTCCTCAACTTTATGATGCACAGTAG
- the LOC126655777 gene encoding cytochrome P450 CYP82J17-like, protein MDIIFSSNLLAISGILTSLLLYNLWKFKVKNRSYKAENGLSSLPPEPSRALPILGHLHILGKEKTLARTLGRLADKHGPIFTIWLGVHRTVVISSPDAIKECFTTNDKVLGARPRSSHGQYLSYNYAAFGFASYGPYWRNMRKMVLIQLLSSHRIKSLKHVQVSEVNLLIKELYLKSKTNNKIVMSECFEHLTLNMITKMIAGKRYLNSNSEEEEGKRTGKLMKEFMYISGVLVPSDLIPFLGWMNFRGPVKTMKRLSTELDSLMQSWIDEHKLKRLRMDHHSVNIQDEDFIDVMLSVLEDDFFGHSKESIIKGTVMTLIIAGADTTSITLTWILSNLLNNRRTLELAQEELDLNVGRNRVVQDSDIHNLNYLKAIVKETLRLYPPGPLAVPREATEDCSIASYHIPKGTRVFANLWKLHRDPNVWSNPDEFMPERFLTHNQADVFGQNFEYLPFGSGRRSCPGMNFAIQAIELSLARLLQAFSIRTPLNVRVDMSEGLGITLPKTSPLEIQIFPRLSSQLYEC, encoded by the exons ATGGACATAATTTTCAGTTCTAATTTACTAGCAATTTCCGGTATTCTAACATCGCTTTTACTCTATAATTTATGGAAGTTCAAAGTAAAAAATCGAAGTTACAAAGCTGAAAATGGCTTATCATCACTACCTCCAGAGCCATCAAGAGCACTGCCGATTTTAGGTCACCTTCATATACTCGGCAAAGAGAAAACCCTTGCTCGAACCTTAGGTCGCCTGGCCGATAAACACGGTCCCATCTTCACGATTTGGCTAGGAGTGCATCGAACGGTTGTAATCAGCAGTCCCGACGCGATTAAAGAATGCTTCACTACAAATGACAAGGTTTTGGGAGCTAGGCCAAGATCAAGCCACGGGCAATACCTAAGTTACAATTATGCAGCTTTTGGTTTCGCATCGTACGGTCCTTATTGGCGAAATATGCGAAAAATGGTACTCATTCAACTCCTTTCGAGCCATAGGATCAAGTCGTTGAAGCACGTTCAGGTCTCGGAAGTGAACCTCCTGATCAAGGAATTGTACTTAAAAAGCAAGACAAATAACAAGATTGTGATGAGTGAGTGTTTTGAGCATCTTACTTTGAATATGATTACGAAAATGATCGCGGGGAAGAGATATTTGAACTCTAatagtgaagaagaagaagggaaaCGAACTGGAAAACTTATGAAGGAATTTATGTACATTTCTGGGGTTCTTGTTCCTTCTGATTTAATTCCATTTCTAGGGTGGATGAATTTTCGAGGTCCGGTTAAAACGATGAAGCGTTTATCGACGGAATTAGATTCGCTTATGCAAAGCTGGATCGATGAGCATAAATTGAAGAGACTTAGAATGGATCATCACTCTGTAAACATTCAGGATGAAGACTTCATTGATGTGATGCTTTCTGTATTGGAGGATGACTTTTTTGGCCATTCAAAGGAAAGTATTATCAAAGGAACCGTAATG ACTCTAATTATAGCAGGTGCTGATACAACATCCATCACGCTGACATGGATCTTATCCAATTTACTAAACAACCGAAGAACACTGGAGCTGGCCCAAGAAGAACTAGACCTGAATGTCGGTCGGAATCGGGTTGTTCAGGATTCCGATATCCATAACCTGAATTATCTTAAAGCAATTGTGAAAGAAACGCTGCGTCTATACCCGCCAGGTCCGCTAGCAGTTCCTCGTGAAGCTACAGAAGACTGTTCAATTGCGAGCTATCACATACCGAAAGGCACACGAGTATTTGCAAATTTATGGAAGTTACATCGAGATCCAAATGTTTGGTCTAATCCTGATGAGTTCATGCCTGAAAGATTTCTTACGCATAATCAAGCGGATGTTTTCGGTCAGAATTTCGAGTATTTACCATTTGGATCAGGGAGACGATCATGCCCTGGAATGAATTTTGCGATTCAAGCAATAGAATTGAGTCTTGCTAGGTTGCTTCAGGCATTTAGCATCAGAACGCCATTGAATGTGCGGGTTGATATGAGCGAAGGACTCGGGATTACCTTGCCGAAGACTAGTCCCTTGGAAATTCAGATCTTTCCTCGTCTTTCTTCTCAGCTATATGAATGCTAG
- the LOC130014870 gene encoding protein Asterix-like: MLSQHNTSSSANGPRQPASAKPYVAPMISSQDLPVDYAGFIAVVFGVAGVMIRYKACLWLAIIFCAQSLSNMRNAENDPKKISMATIFY; encoded by the exons ATGTTGTCTCAACACAATACATCTTCGTCAGCAAACGGTCCACGTCAGCCAGCGTCAGCAAAGCCTTACGTAGCACCGATGATTTCTTCACAAGATCTACCGGTTGATTACGCTGGTTTCATCGCTGTTGTTTTTGGTGTTGCTGGCGTCATGATTAGG TATAAGGCATGCTTGTGGCTTGCAATAATATTCTGTGCACAATCTCTATCCAATATGAGAAATGCTGAGAATGATCCGAAAAAGATCTCTATGGCTACTAT ATtctattag
- the LOC126655779 gene encoding uncharacterized protein LOC126655779 gives MGRKRSSPVNVVFGWMRRRSVTVKTLLGVVIALGCLVGLKFVVKDHNHFFIASEAIHAAGILVLIYKLATQKSCSGLSLKTQELTALFLAVRLVCSIIMEADIHTVLDFATLISTLWLLYMIRFKLKSTYIKELDNMPLYYLVVPSVILAAIIHPYTKHIYISRILWAFCVYLESVSVLPQLRLMQNAKMIEPFTSHYVFALGVARFLACAHWIIQVYETRGRYLFLAGSGYLWFPMALLAEGVQTFILADFCYYYIKSFMGGQLLMRMPI, from the exons ATGGGTAGGAAGCGGAGTTCGCCGGTGAATGTGGTGTTCGGGTGGATGAGGCGGCGGAGTGTGACGGTGAAGACGCTGTTGGGAGTGGTGATTGCATTGGGTTGTTTGGTGGGGTTGAAGTTTGTAGTGAAAGATCATAATCATTTCTTTATTGCTTCTGAGGCTATTCATGCTGCTGGTATtcttgttttgatttataaGCTCGCCACTCAAAAAAGCTGCTCTG GTCTTTCACTTAAGACTCAAGAGCTCACAGCTCTGTTTTTAGCAGTAAGATTGGTTTGTAGCATCATAATGGAAGCCGACATTCATACAGTTCTAGACTTTGCTACTTTAATTTCGACTCTCTGGTTATTATACATGATAAGGTTCAAGTTGAAGTCAACTTACATCAAGGAACTTGACAATATGCCCTTATACTACTTG GTGGTGCCTTCTGTCATTCTTGCTGCAATTATCCATCCTTAtaccaaacatatatatattagcAGAATTCTTTGGGCATTTTGTGTGTACTTAGAGTCTGTCTCGGTGTTGCCGCAGCTTCGCCTCATGCAGAATGCAAAG ATGATTGAACCGTTTACATCTCATTATGTGTTTGCACTGGGTGTTGCGAGATTCTTAGCTTGTGCGCACTGGATTATACAG GTTTATGAGACTCGCGGACGGTATCTATTCTTGGCTGGAAGTGGATACCTCTGGTTTCCTATGGCACTTCTTGCAGAAGGTGTTCAGACATTTATACTGGCTGATTTTTGTTACTATTATATCAAGAG TTTCATGGGAGGCCAGCTACTGATGAGAATGCCTATTTAG